GGTAACTACCTCAAGGCTAAGAAGGTTATTAAGAAATTCAAGAAAATGTTTGGTGAGGACTTCTACCTTGAAATCCAGCCCAATGAGCATGGACTACAGAAGGATGTAAATAAATGCTTTACTGAGTGGAATGAAGGTATGGGCATTGATCTGGTGGCTACCACTGATGCTCACTACATGGAGTCAGGCGAAGGAAGGCTCACTCACATGGTTTACACCCAGATAGCTGACTTCAATGGTGAAGAGATTTACAAGCACAACTACAATATGGGTGCTAATGAGACTTACCACAATCTCATCAATCTCACTGGGATCTCTAAAGAGAAGGCTTATGAGGCTGTAGATAACACTGAGAAGGTAGCTGACAAGGTTGAAGAGTATGAGATAGACGATTCATTGAAACTACCTCACTTCCCACTTCCTGATGAATATAAGGCAATGGAGAATGGGGCAGATGAATACTTGAAGCAACTTTGTAGGGATGGCTGGAAATACAGAGGCATCAATGCCCTTTCTGATGAACAGCAACAGATTTACAAAGACAGGATCATGGAAGAGTTTGAAGTAATCATGGGTAAAGGATTCTCTGAATACTTCCTTATCGTTCAAGACTTCATTTGGTGGTCAAGAAATAACAATATCATTGTAGGATATGGGCGAGGCTCAGCAGGTGGCTCATTAGTCGCTTACCTGATGGGAATTGTAGAGCTTGACCCTATAGAATACGATCTCCTATTCGAGCGTTTCTTAAATCCAGATCGTAACGAGCTACCAGATATTGATGTGGACTTTGCAGACAGGGAAGCAGTAGTAAATTATGTGAAGGACACTTATGGACACGACAAGGTTTGCTCAGTAATCACATTTGGAACGTTTGGTGCTAAGGGAGTTGTTCGTGATGTTGCCAAGGCTCTTCATGGTAAGAAGCAAGGTCACATGATGGGCGACAAACTTAGTGGTCTGATCCCAGAGACACCAAGCATTACTCTGAAAGATGCAATGCAGGAAGTACCAGAGCTTGAAGAGCTTCTGGACAGTGACCACAAGTACCAGCAGGTTAAGAAGTACGCTCTGGAATTTGAAGGGCGAGTGAGACAGACTTCTACCCATGCTTGTGCCATTATCATTTCAGATCGTGACCTGACAGATGTGATCCCACTTCAAAGGGACTCAGAAGATGAGCCAATGGCTATGGTGGATATGGACACCTGTGAAGCACTAGGGCTAGTCAAATTTGACTTCCTTGGATTGAAGACACTTTCAGTAATCAATAATACAAGCGACCTTATCAATGAAAGCGAGGCATCATAATGTTTGAAACTTACAAGATCACTCACATGCTACCAACAGATATAAAGCCATTTGGCTATAACAAGAACAGCTATGAAGATATGTTTGCACCTATTGACTACACTGTTATGGAAGAGGTCATTCACTACACCAGCGAGGCAGACAGGATAGTGACAAGGATTGTAGATGCTTACCATGAGCGAGTAATGAAATATAACAGCAGGGCAGAGCGAGTCATTCTAGGTGCTGAGGCATACAAGAAAATAATTGCTCATGCCTCTAAGATCAATGGTGGCTTTGTTCAACCTACAGAGCTTGCAGGTCTTAAGCTCACAGTTGCAGGAAATGGAGAGGGCTTTCTTCTAACCTCTGATAAACCAGATGAAGAGTTGACAATTTCATTCAGAGAAAAGAGGGGTAAATAATGACTACACCACAAACAATCATGACCCACAAGGGAGAATTTGATGTACTGGATATTCCACTAGATGATGAAAAGACACTGGACTTGCTCAGAAATGGGCATACCTCTGGTGTCTTCCAGCTTGAGTCTGATGGAATGAAGCAACTACTCAGACAGCTACAGCCAAAGAGCTTCAAGAAAATCATTGACGTTCTGGCACTCTACAGACCTGCCCCACTTTCCATCAAGGGTGACGATGGCTTGACGATGGTTGAGCGTTATATCAAGGTCGAGCATGGAGAGATTGAGCCAGAATATATCCATGAAGATTTAAGACCTATCCTTGAGAAGACGAATGGACAGCTACTCTATCAGGAACAGATGATGCAGATTAGTAGGAAGTTTGGTGGCTTCTCTCAAGGTCGAGCAGACACGCTCAGGAAGGCAATGGGTAAGAAGAAAGAAGACCTGATGGCAGAGCTTAAAGATGAATTTATTGAAGGCTGTACTGACCAATACAATGCAGACTTAGCAAAAGAGCTATGGCAGTGGATCGAAAAAGGGGCAGGGTATTTGTTCAATAAATCCCACTCAGCAGACTATGGCTTGATTAGCTGGCAGACAGCTTACTTGAAGGCACATGAGCCTATTAAATTCATGGCTTCTATTATGTCCTCTGAATTGCAGGATGAGAGCCATTCTGACAAAGGGAAATCTAAGAAGAAGACCAAGAGTAAGAAGCTAGAAAAGATCGCTTTCTATGTGGATGAGGCGAAGCAACAGGGGATCGAGGTTAAGCCACCACTTATTAATCAATCACAGCATAGGTTTGTTGAGGATGATGGGCGCATTATTTTCTCTCTCAATGCAATCAAGGGAGTAGGTAGCCCAGCCATTGCTCAGGTGATCGAGAATAAGCCATACGCTAACTTTGATGACTTCCTAGACTGCAATGTATTCAAAGGCTCTGAGGTCAAGAAAGGTGCTATTGTTGGACTTATCAAAGCTGGTGCATTCGATGAGACAGACCCAGACAGGGTTGATCTCTTGAAGAAGTACATGGAAACAAGACCTAAGAAAGAACGAGAGCCAGAGAAGCACCCTGTTTCCTTTGATGATGAAATCAATCCTAACTCAACAATGCTCAGGTGGGAGAAGGAAGTAACAGGATTGTATATGTCAGGGCATCCACTAGATAAATACAGCTTCATTCCATTTGATGATGTGAGGACAGGCTATAAAGCTACCATTGGTGGAGAGCTTAGCAAGGTTAAGCAGATCAGGACTAAGAAAGGTAAGGATATGGCTTTCTTAGATATTGATACACCAGAAGGCAAGCGTGACTGTGTACTATTCCCTCATCAATTCAATAAGTACAAAGGCAAGTTGACAGAAGGCGAAATGGTCATAATCGAAGGCGAGAAAGAAGAGAGAAATGGAGAGTTTCAAGTAATAGTCGATAAAATTCAAAAGGTGTGAGGGGATGGATAAAGTGATTACAATATCAGGAATGATAGGTACAGGGAAAAGCTCTCTGGCAGAACTACTAGCAGAACGCTTAGGATCAGAAGCATTTTATGAGAGTGTAGGAGATAACCCTGTTCTTGATAAGTTTTATGAAGACAAGGAGAGCTGGGCTTTCCACCTACAGGTACACTTCTTAAATGAACGATTCAAGAGTATCAAGAAAGCTCTGACTCATAGAGACAATGTGCTGGATCGAAGCATATATGAAGATGCTCTGTTTACCAAGATCAACTATGAAATGGGCAACATGGATGAGGTTTCTTATAATCTCTATCTGGACTTACTAGACAATATGATGCAAGAGCTTGAAGAGCTACCAAAGAAAAGCCCAGACTTGATGATTTACCTATATGGCTCATTCGATGAGGTACTAAGGCGCATCAATAAGAGAGGTAGGGACTTTGAGAACACAGAAGACAACCCAGAGCTTTATGAGTATTTCAAGACTCTTCACGCTAACTACAATGACTGGGCAAGAGATTATAGACACTCTGATATAGTATGGGTGAATATAGATCAGTTTGATTTTGTGGAGAATGAAGAGGATAAAGAAATCGTCTTGAAATCTATTACAGACCTATTGTAATCTTTAAGATTACATGATACACTATAGTAAGAAAGTTAGGGCAGGGGCTAGAAATCCTGCCCCATTTCATTGTTTAGAAAGGGTGTCAATATGAGTGTCAATACTACTGAATTTGTAGAAATTAACAAGAAAGAAGGCAACCTCCAAGTAAGGGAAATGGGCGACCAGATGCTCATTACTATTCTTTCCAAGAATGGTCTTAAAGCAGAAGTGAATTTCTTTATGAGTAAGCAAGAGTGGGCAACATTTGCAGGTCGCTCACTACGAATGACAAGAGAAAGGAATGAAGCAAAATGAGTCAGATGATCTTACAAACGAGTAACTATGATATTCCAGTAAGCAGTGTATTGGCAGAAAATGAAGAGGGAAGAAAGATCGCTGAAATGGCTATCAATGAAATCCTTGAAAACACTGACCTTGATAATGAAACAAAGCTAAGCGCCATGTTCTTCATGAAAGCTGGTTCTGAGAAAGTATTTGAAGAAATCGCTGAAAGGCATGGAGTACAGCAGGAAAGTGGGGCAGATGAAAATGATAGAACAGATTGAAGGACAAACTGATATTTTTGAAATGATGATCGAGCGACCAGAGAAGAAATTCAAGCGCTGGGATGAGGTTAAGGTTGCAAAGGTTGAGTCCCTATCTTACCAACCTACTGTAGAGGATGAGCATTACATCAAGAGCCTAGAAGGTCAGAAAGGGACAGTCCAGAATGTTACCCAGACGAAGGCAGGCACTTACATTTACGAAGTTTTGTTTGACAACAAGTCAAAGGGTGCTGGCATTTTTTATGGCGAGGATTTAACCCTCAATGATTAAAGAACTATTTGAAAGAGAAATGATGAAGAAGAGTCTGGAAAGTAGCGCTGAACGTTCCACAGATCACAACCATCCCAGTGAAATGACTCAGTGTGCTAGGCAATTTTGGTACAACATTAATGGCTACGATTATTCAGACCTTCCTTCTCTTTCTATGGTTAGTATTTGGGAACAGGGACACGCTCTTCATGAGTTTCTTGGAGAAGTAACTGAGAGGATTGAAGAGTTTAAAGAGGCTCACATTGAAAAGGTAGTAAGAGAAGAAGAATTTAACACTGGGGGACACAGTGACCTAGTTGTTACAATGCAAGATGGCACACCCTATGTTATTGACTTCAAGACCACAGGTGCTAGTAAGTTTAAGCAGGTCAAGAAACATGGTCTTCCAGATGATTATATATGGCAGACTAATCTTTACATGTATATGCTCAAGCAGATGCACCCAAGGAAGTACAAGGACTTAGACACAGCGTATGTCCTTTTTATAAATAAATCTCCTATCCCTTCTGAGATATTCGAGGCACAAGGCAAGCCACATTTGAAAGACAATACTTCACCACTATATGAGGTAAAGGTTGAGTATGATGAGGACTTAGTTGAAACTGAGATACTGCCCCAAGCTGAATATTTAGAAGAGGTCAGGACTTATGAAGATCCACCTGAGAGAGAGCTTTCTGACACTTGCAAGTTTTGTCCTTTCAGATCGCTTTGCTTAGGTGATGAGAAAGACGAGATATTGAAGGAGTTGGGCTGATGAAGCTGAAAGTAGGAATTATGGGAGTCATCCCACAGACTCAGGAAGACAAGGACTATTGGTATTCCATGACACCAGAAGAGCAAGACAAGCGCATCAAACAGATGGAAGCTGACACCAAGCTAGGCATGATTGAAGATGGCATGGAGAAAGAATCAATTCAAGTTAAAGTGGAGGTTGTAGAATAGAATGTTAAAACGAGCAGAGCAGAGAGTAGAGAAGGCACTTAGCTTCTTCACAAAGGCTAAGCAGGAAGTAGAGAAAGCGAACGCTGAATTGAACAATGATATGACTAAGGGCTACCAAGACTTAGACAAGATCAACAAGAACATTCAGAAGCTAGAAGCACAATATGAAGAAGAGCTATCTTATCAATCTGAAAGAGAGTTTGCTATCGAAGAAAACCATGAGCTTATTAAAGAGCTTGATAAGTTTAGTCCAGAGCGAGGCAAGTAATGGATATTAAAGACTTACAACAAGACGTTACTGATCTGTTAAAACAGAAAGGCTTTGGTACAGGCGACTTCTGGAAGAAGACAGCCCTTGTTCATACTGAGGTTTCAGAGCTTGCAGATGTGGTCAAGAAACAAGGCTTTGAGAACAAAGAAGCAATCGCTGATGAGGTAGCTGACATTATCATTCGTACCATGAATTATGGTGCAATGTTCGATATTGATATTGATAAGGCTGTAGCTGGTAAGATGGCAGAAAACTGGGGCAGAGGCTATCAATACAACACTATTGAAGGTGGAGGCGCTGATAACTAATGGAATTTGTAGCATTACTA
This Halobacillus litoralis DNA region includes the following protein-coding sequences:
- a CDS encoding MazG nucleotide pyrophosphohydrolase domain-containing protein, which codes for MDIKDLQQDVTDLLKQKGFGTGDFWKKTALVHTEVSELADVVKKQGFENKEAIADEVADIIIRTMNYGAMFDIDIDKAVAGKMAENWGRGYQYNTIEGGGADN
- the dnaE gene encoding DNA polymerase III subunit alpha, with the translated sequence MPKVELHQHGQKSSLDGIATVQEIVARAKDLGQPAVALTDHGHMQDFYDFYQECKKEGIKPIIGNEAYFTEDRFVKEKGTKHYHLVLLAKNTTGLRNLFKITSKSHLEGFYGKPRVDWDLLDEYGEGIIVLSGCLAGYPQQMIAEGNYLKAKKVIKKFKKMFGEDFYLEIQPNEHGLQKDVNKCFTEWNEGMGIDLVATTDAHYMESGEGRLTHMVYTQIADFNGEEIYKHNYNMGANETYHNLINLTGISKEKAYEAVDNTEKVADKVEEYEIDDSLKLPHFPLPDEYKAMENGADEYLKQLCRDGWKYRGINALSDEQQQIYKDRIMEEFEVIMGKGFSEYFLIVQDFIWWSRNNNIIVGYGRGSAGGSLVAYLMGIVELDPIEYDLLFERFLNPDRNELPDIDVDFADREAVVNYVKDTYGHDKVCSVITFGTFGAKGVVRDVAKALHGKKQGHMMGDKLSGLIPETPSITLKDAMQEVPELEELLDSDHKYQQVKKYALEFEGRVRQTSTHACAIIISDRDLTDVIPLQRDSEDEPMAMVDMDTCEALGLVKFDFLGLKTLSVINNTSDLINESEAS
- a CDS encoding deoxynucleoside kinase, translated to MDKVITISGMIGTGKSSLAELLAERLGSEAFYESVGDNPVLDKFYEDKESWAFHLQVHFLNERFKSIKKALTHRDNVLDRSIYEDALFTKINYEMGNMDEVSYNLYLDLLDNMMQELEELPKKSPDLMIYLYGSFDEVLRRINKRGRDFENTEDNPELYEYFKTLHANYNDWARDYRHSDIVWVNIDQFDFVENEEDKEIVLKSITDLL
- a CDS encoding helix-hairpin-helix domain-containing protein, giving the protein MTTPQTIMTHKGEFDVLDIPLDDEKTLDLLRNGHTSGVFQLESDGMKQLLRQLQPKSFKKIIDVLALYRPAPLSIKGDDGLTMVERYIKVEHGEIEPEYIHEDLRPILEKTNGQLLYQEQMMQISRKFGGFSQGRADTLRKAMGKKKEDLMAELKDEFIEGCTDQYNADLAKELWQWIEKGAGYLFNKSHSADYGLISWQTAYLKAHEPIKFMASIMSSELQDESHSDKGKSKKKTKSKKLEKIAFYVDEAKQQGIEVKPPLINQSQHRFVEDDGRIIFSLNAIKGVGSPAIAQVIENKPYANFDDFLDCNVFKGSEVKKGAIVGLIKAGAFDETDPDRVDLLKKYMETRPKKEREPEKHPVSFDDEINPNSTMLRWEKEVTGLYMSGHPLDKYSFIPFDDVRTGYKATIGGELSKVKQIRTKKGKDMAFLDIDTPEGKRDCVLFPHQFNKYKGKLTEGEMVIIEGEKEERNGEFQVIVDKIQKV
- a CDS encoding PD-(D/E)XK nuclease family protein; protein product: MIKELFEREMMKKSLESSAERSTDHNHPSEMTQCARQFWYNINGYDYSDLPSLSMVSIWEQGHALHEFLGEVTERIEEFKEAHIEKVVREEEFNTGGHSDLVVTMQDGTPYVIDFKTTGASKFKQVKKHGLPDDYIWQTNLYMYMLKQMHPRKYKDLDTAYVLFINKSPIPSEIFEAQGKPHLKDNTSPLYEVKVEYDEDLVETEILPQAEYLEEVRTYEDPPERELSDTCKFCPFRSLCLGDEKDEILKELG